The following coding sequences are from one bacterium window:
- the ilvB gene encoding biosynthetic-type acetolactate synthase large subunit, with product MKTKTSYLKNTKKTANGDSSATLATIDGGQALIKCLENNGVEFIWGYPGGSAIPIFDALITTRTKIKMILVRHEQGATHMADGYARATGKPGVVLVTSGPGATNTITGIMTAHMDSVPMIVITGQTISPMIGKDAFQEADVFGLTMPVVKHSYLVKSANDIPRIMKEAFHIATTGRPGPVIIDVPKDISSAPCTAPLDCEMDLPGYAAPPAINLQQVQEIAAALSRSTRPLILCGHGVLISSAAPALKALAEKLGAPVTSTLLGKGGFPEDHPLSLGMLGMHGTAYANKALEECDLIMSIGSRYDDRITGKASTFCQNAIRIHLDIDWAEINKMIQVHHYCVGDARAVMEELIKHVIPLDTKAWLSHLDGYKKHYPLKYKMQGGLKMQQVMDELNKMLPRDAIVTTDVGQHQMWAAQFIKTVQPDTWVSSGGAGTMGFGFPAAIGAQFGKPQSQVWALVGDGGFQMTLCELATACIHKLPIKILVLNNHYLGMVRQWQELFYESRESGVNLEGNPDFAKLADAYPGAKGLTLKRPADIRKILKRAMDHHDGPCLINVECVKSENVYPMVPAGRPVEDMILEAPKAKLEKPTGST from the coding sequence ATGAAAACAAAGACAAGTTATCTAAAAAACACTAAAAAGACAGCTAACGGCGATAGTTCCGCTACACTGGCGACCATTGATGGTGGGCAGGCGCTGATTAAATGTCTTGAAAATAATGGTGTGGAATTCATTTGGGGATACCCTGGGGGATCGGCCATTCCTATCTTTGACGCACTCATCACCACCAGAACCAAAATTAAAATGATTCTGGTCCGCCACGAACAAGGGGCCACCCACATGGCTGATGGCTATGCCCGCGCTACAGGAAAGCCTGGCGTGGTGTTAGTCACCAGCGGGCCGGGGGCAACCAATACTATCACCGGCATCATGACAGCGCACATGGACTCGGTGCCAATGATCGTCATCACCGGACAGACGATTTCGCCCATGATCGGGAAAGACGCGTTCCAGGAAGCGGATGTATTCGGCCTCACCATGCCGGTGGTCAAACACTCTTATCTGGTGAAATCCGCCAATGACATCCCTCGCATCATGAAGGAGGCTTTTCATATTGCCACGACCGGCCGACCTGGTCCGGTGATCATTGATGTGCCGAAGGACATCAGTTCAGCCCCCTGTACGGCCCCACTGGATTGCGAAATGGATCTACCGGGATATGCAGCCCCCCCTGCCATCAACCTGCAACAGGTGCAGGAGATAGCGGCCGCACTAAGCCGATCCACGCGCCCCCTGATTCTATGCGGACATGGCGTATTAATCTCTTCTGCGGCGCCTGCCCTGAAAGCCCTGGCGGAGAAACTCGGGGCTCCGGTGACAAGCACGTTACTCGGGAAAGGCGGCTTTCCTGAAGATCACCCCTTATCGCTTGGCATGCTGGGAATGCATGGCACAGCCTATGCCAACAAGGCACTGGAGGAATGCGATCTGATCATGTCGATCGGGTCACGATACGATGATCGTATTACCGGCAAGGCTTCGACGTTCTGCCAGAACGCAATCCGCATCCACCTCGACATTGATTGGGCGGAGATTAACAAGATGATTCAGGTTCACCATTACTGCGTGGGGGATGCCCGCGCAGTGATGGAGGAGTTGATCAAGCATGTGATTCCCCTTGATACCAAGGCCTGGCTGAGCCATTTGGACGGGTACAAGAAGCACTACCCGCTGAAATACAAAATGCAAGGCGGCCTGAAGATGCAGCAAGTGATGGACGAACTGAATAAAATGCTCCCCCGGGATGCGATCGTCACCACCGATGTGGGACAACACCAGATGTGGGCGGCCCAGTTCATTAAAACTGTCCAGCCTGACACGTGGGTGAGTTCCGGTGGGGCCGGCACCATGGGTTTCGGTTTCCCGGCGGCCATTGGCGCCCAGTTCGGTAAACCGCAGTCGCAGGTCTGGGCACTCGTGGGTGATGGCGGCTTTCAGATGACACTATGCGAATTGGCCACCGCCTGCATCCATAAGCTGCCCATCAAGATTCTGGTTCTGAACAATCACTATCTGGGAATGGTGCGTCAATGGCAGGAACTGTTTTATGAGTCCCGCGAAAGCGGTGTCAACCTTGAGGGCAACCCCGACTTTGCCAAGCTTGCAGACGCCTATCCGGGTGCCAAGGGGTTAACCCTGAAGCGACCGGCGGACATTCGCAAGATTCTGAAACGGGCAATGGATCATCATGATGGCCCCTGCCTGATTAACGTCGAGTGCGTTAAGAGCGAGAACGTATATCCGATGGTGCCCGCCGGGCGCCCGGTGGAGGACATGATCCTGGAAGCTCCGAAAGCCAAACTCGAGAAGCCCACGGGCTCGACCTGA
- a CDS encoding AraC family transcriptional regulator, whose amino-acid sequence MPKRPTTVHKQPSKPMRVAFAPVSLPAEFPFSGGAVSLQKDDPITLLHRHDCLEVGYCFDGSGVFMIEDKVFPFSRGDVCVINDTELHLAQSAPGTVSRWTWMMMDPVKLVGVLPHGESDMLRIGSFCGPSFVNLMNARTQPEIVEVARCMADEAAGRRSGYRSAIRALAWHLMVLLHRLPAAGRVADGGERGEIRRVGAALEHLAQHYAEPLPIPSLAALCHSSATNFRRLFRKATGQSPLQYLTNLRLQMASTMLSGSGRTILDVSQSVGFETLSSFNRHFRRTFGMSPGAWRNKRGQEDS is encoded by the coding sequence ATGCCGAAAAGACCAACAACTGTGCATAAACAACCATCGAAGCCCATGCGGGTCGCATTTGCCCCTGTGTCGCTGCCTGCAGAGTTCCCTTTCTCGGGGGGAGCGGTGTCGCTACAGAAGGATGACCCCATCACGCTGCTGCACAGGCACGACTGCCTGGAGGTGGGGTACTGTTTTGACGGGAGCGGCGTGTTCATGATCGAGGACAAGGTGTTCCCTTTTTCCAGGGGCGACGTCTGTGTCATCAACGATACCGAGTTGCACCTGGCGCAGAGTGCGCCGGGGACCGTCAGCCGCTGGACGTGGATGATGATGGATCCGGTGAAGTTGGTGGGCGTGCTCCCCCATGGAGAGAGCGACATGCTGCGGATCGGTTCATTCTGCGGGCCTTCGTTTGTGAATTTGATGAACGCCCGCACGCAGCCGGAGATTGTAGAGGTGGCCCGGTGCATGGCTGATGAGGCCGCAGGCCGGAGATCCGGCTACCGTTCGGCGATTCGGGCGCTGGCCTGGCATCTGATGGTCCTGTTGCATCGCCTGCCAGCGGCGGGAAGGGTGGCAGACGGCGGGGAGCGTGGTGAAATCCGGCGCGTGGGGGCGGCCCTGGAACATCTGGCGCAGCATTATGCGGAGCCGCTGCCGATTCCCTCCCTGGCGGCGCTCTGCCACTCGAGCGCGACGAACTTCCGGCGCCTGTTCCGCAAGGCCACCGGACAATCGCCCCTTCAGTACCTCACGAACCTGCGGCTACAGATGGCTTCGACGATGTTGTCGGGAAGTGGCCGGACCATCCTTGACGTCTCCCAATCGGTCGGATTCGAGACGCTGTCGAGTTTCAACCGGCATTTTCGGCGTACCTTCGGCATGAGCCCGGGGGCCTGGAGGAATAAACGGGGACAGGAAGATAGTTAA
- the ilvN gene encoding acetolactate synthase small subunit, translating into MTTVTSPKLSSLNKPPTIHTLSVYVANNPGVLARIAQCFSRRGFNIESLVVSPAMDGKFSRMTIGASGNPDGLEQIIKQVSKLIDVLRCVDHTGDNAVIKELAMIKVSITPSERAEVLQIGDHFGGKNLDMSETSMILMFTGKTEKIDNAIRMLTKFKIIEMVRTGKIVMSRGEGES; encoded by the coding sequence ATGACAACAGTAACGAGTCCCAAACTAAGTTCTCTTAACAAGCCCCCTACAATCCACACCCTGAGCGTGTATGTTGCCAACAATCCCGGCGTTCTGGCGCGGATTGCACAATGTTTTTCCCGGCGTGGATTTAACATTGAATCGCTGGTCGTCTCCCCCGCCATGGACGGGAAGTTCTCCCGTATGACCATCGGGGCCAGTGGCAATCCGGACGGGCTGGAGCAGATCATCAAACAAGTCAGCAAACTGATTGACGTGCTGCGCTGTGTTGACCACACCGGTGATAATGCAGTCATCAAGGAACTGGCGATGATCAAGGTCTCCATCACCCCGTCCGAGCGAGCCGAAGTGCTTCAGATCGGCGACCACTTCGGTGGCAAAAATCTGGATATGAGCGAAACTTCCATGATCCTGATGTTCACAGGTAAAACGGAAAAGATTGATAACGCCATCCGGATGCTTACAAAGTTCAAGATCATCGAAATGGTTCGCACGGGTAAAATCGTGATGAGCAGGGGTGAGGGGGAGAGCTAA
- a CDS encoding ADP-ribosylglycohydrolase family protein → MGCRKRIKIKITITIKIKIRMRAEKGEPMRHIWLWWKKDDVKTEQRQLAEEGRETSGVDAEFERLLRADVPEDATFQEAVNVLLDQTIHLPTKSGYPYSEPSDLEGIRAQRPAGPRTLSLSLSEATSLSRISGAWLGRCAGCLLGKPIEGIRRPALRALLDRSGLREITDYIWRLPGLSDDDYREVGLGDKLQVKYGWRSTAFMPEDDDTNYTVAGLALVKAKGIDFSPADMADFWMSNIPILHTCTAERVAYRNFVQDIEPPRSASVRNPYREWIGAQIRADFFGYVAIGRPELAAELAWRDASISHTKNGIYGEMWVAAMLAAAACETDVRKVIEIGLSEIPAKCRLAAAIHDVLNWHAGNIPYAEAVEHIHRRWDETRAHDWCHTISNAQIVALGLLYGGGDYEKAITRAVLPCFDTDCNGATVGSIMGMMLGDKALPPKWTDPMNDTIHTGLDGYSVCKISQLGKEMFELHNKLKT, encoded by the coding sequence TTGGGCTGCAGAAAAAGGATTAAGATTAAGATTACGATTACGATTAAGATTAAGATTAGGATGCGGGCTGAGAAAGGTGAACCTATGCGGCATATCTGGTTATGGTGGAAGAAGGACGATGTTAAAACGGAACAACGGCAGTTGGCTGAGGAGGGCCGCGAGACGAGCGGCGTTGACGCGGAGTTCGAACGTCTTCTCAGGGCCGACGTCCCGGAGGACGCCACGTTCCAGGAAGCCGTAAATGTCTTACTGGATCAGACCATTCATCTCCCCACCAAGTCTGGCTATCCCTATAGCGAACCATCCGATCTGGAGGGAATACGGGCCCAGCGGCCGGCTGGCCCGCGCACGCTGTCTCTCAGCCTGAGCGAAGCAACGAGCCTGTCGCGTATTTCAGGTGCATGGCTGGGGCGTTGCGCCGGGTGCCTGCTGGGTAAGCCAATTGAAGGAATCCGCCGCCCGGCGTTGCGGGCACTTCTGGACCGGTCCGGACTCCGGGAAATCACGGACTACATCTGGCGCCTGCCGGGGTTGTCCGACGACGACTACCGCGAAGTCGGGCTGGGCGACAAGTTGCAGGTGAAGTATGGATGGCGAAGCACAGCCTTCATGCCGGAGGACGACGACACCAATTACACCGTCGCAGGCCTGGCGCTGGTCAAGGCCAAGGGCATCGATTTTTCGCCGGCGGATATGGCAGACTTCTGGATGTCGAACATTCCCATTCTGCACACCTGCACGGCGGAGCGCGTCGCCTACCGGAATTTTGTGCAGGACATCGAGCCCCCGCGGTCGGCCAGCGTCCGGAATCCCTACCGCGAATGGATCGGCGCCCAGATCCGCGCCGATTTCTTCGGCTATGTGGCGATCGGCCGCCCCGAACTGGCCGCCGAACTGGCATGGCGGGATGCGTCCATTTCACACACGAAGAACGGCATCTACGGCGAAATGTGGGTGGCCGCCATGCTGGCAGCGGCCGCGTGCGAAACCGATGTGCGAAAGGTGATCGAAATCGGACTCAGCGAAATTCCGGCGAAGTGCCGGCTCGCCGCCGCCATTCACGACGTGCTGAATTGGCATGCGGGGAATATCCCTTATGCCGAAGCGGTGGAGCATATTCACCGGCGCTGGGACGAAACCCGGGCGCACGACTGGTGCCACACCATCTCGAACGCACAGATTGTTGCGTTGGGGCTGCTCTATGGCGGAGGGGATTACGAGAAGGCCATCACGCGGGCCGTACTGCCCTGTTTTGACACCGACTGCAACGGCGCGACGGTCGGCTCGATCATGGGCATGATGTTGGGCGATAAGGCACTGCCGCCAAAATGGACCGATCCCATGAACGATACGATTCATACAGGCCTGGACGGGTACTCTGTATGCAAGATATCCCAACTGGGCAAAGAAATGTTCGAGCTCCACAATAAGTTGAAAACATAA
- a CDS encoding AraC family transcriptional regulator, with protein MSFPLNIRVSLIEGASIAYDRRWNYRHMNSPFARLYHVSSGRGVVEHHGRTFSLVPGPLYLIPSRTESHYACPNRMHLDWVHVTVLVNGALDLFALFEPAYVVAPGRGEAFGGLFRQMLEAAAHPGIGSRMKAEGIATHLLARFLEAVPVTDQEARLAPMRRFEPVVAFMRENLARPLTLSDLAGQARLHPTYFSNQFARVMGLPPIEMLVRLRVEKAEELLWFTDLQVKQVAAATGFRDEFYFSRQFRKVAGYSPQQYRRNRMTVPPEFVR; from the coding sequence ATGAGTTTTCCCTTGAATATAAGGGTTTCGCTGATCGAAGGCGCCAGCATCGCCTACGACCGGAGATGGAACTATCGCCATATGAACAGCCCATTCGCCAGGCTCTACCACGTCTCCAGCGGACGGGGCGTCGTCGAGCACCACGGCCGGACCTTCAGCCTCGTGCCGGGGCCGCTCTACCTGATCCCATCCCGCACCGAGTCGCACTACGCCTGCCCCAACCGCATGCACCTCGACTGGGTTCATGTGACAGTGCTGGTCAACGGCGCCCTGGACCTCTTCGCGCTGTTCGAACCGGCCTACGTGGTCGCGCCGGGCCGCGGCGAGGCCTTCGGGGGGCTGTTCCGCCAGATGCTGGAGGCGGCCGCGCACCCGGGAATCGGGAGCCGCATGAAGGCCGAGGGCATCGCCACGCACCTCCTCGCCCGCTTCCTGGAGGCCGTTCCGGTAACGGACCAGGAGGCGCGCCTGGCCCCCATGCGGCGCTTCGAGCCCGTGGTCGCGTTCATGCGCGAGAACCTGGCGCGACCGCTGACCCTGTCCGACCTGGCGGGCCAGGCCCGCCTGCATCCGACCTATTTCTCGAACCAGTTCGCGCGCGTCATGGGCCTGCCGCCCATCGAGATGCTCGTCCGGCTGCGGGTGGAAAAGGCCGAGGAACTGCTCTGGTTCACGGATCTGCAGGTCAAACAGGTTGCCGCGGCCACGGGCTTCCGCGATGAATTCTACTTCTCGCGCCAGTTCCGAAAGGTGGCCGGCTATTCACCGCAGCAGTACCGGCGGAACCGCATGACGGTCCCGCCGGAATTCGTCCGCTAA
- a CDS encoding HesA/MoeB/ThiF family protein: LVIGAGGLGSPAALYLAAAGVGTIGLADPDVVDLSNLQRQILHSTPDLNVPKVESATRKLLALNPDVAVVPHLIRFQSDNASELLKDYQIVLDATDNFDSKFVIAAACHQYHKPYIHAGILAFQGQVMTVLPGHTACYRCVFGDAPPPVGVPSGPMGPVPGVIGAIQAMEAIKYLLKIGELLTNRLLVFNALTMRFREVALARNPRCPICAGDGK, encoded by the coding sequence GTTGGTGATCGGGGCGGGCGGGTTAGGGTCGCCGGCGGCATTATATCTTGCTGCCGCGGGTGTGGGGACAATCGGGCTGGCTGATCCCGATGTGGTCGACTTGAGCAATCTCCAGCGCCAGATCCTTCATTCGACGCCGGATTTAAATGTTCCTAAAGTTGAATCTGCCACCCGGAAATTGCTGGCGTTAAACCCGGATGTTGCCGTGGTTCCGCATCTTATCCGTTTTCAATCTGACAACGCGTCGGAGTTACTTAAGGACTATCAGATTGTTTTGGATGCCACGGACAACTTTGACTCGAAGTTTGTCATAGCAGCCGCCTGTCATCAATATCATAAGCCCTATATTCATGCGGGGATTCTGGCATTCCAGGGTCAGGTGATGACCGTTTTGCCCGGGCATACGGCCTGCTACCGCTGTGTCTTTGGGGATGCTCCGCCCCCAGTCGGGGTTCCCTCCGGGCCCATGGGGCCGGTTCCCGGCGTTATAGGCGCCATTCAGGCCATGGAGGCCATCAAATATCTTTTAAAAATCGGAGAGCTGCTTACAAATCGGCTATTAGTTTTCAATGCTCTCACGATGCGTTTTCGCGAAGTGGCCTTGGCGCGCAATCCGCGCTGTCCAATTTGTGCTGGCGATGGGAAGTAG
- a CDS encoding transposase, whose translation MRTARIVESGAAYYHIMSRVVDRRMVFDDGEKERFRKTLRAVAEFAGIRIMTYACLSNHWHILIYVPEREEVSDDELGRRLSFLYDKTMVENLASQLAFLRAGGQDEAADSRKREYTYRMYNLGEFVKTLKQRISFSYNRRHHRKGTLWEERFKSILVEGTPGTLTRMAAYIDLNAVRAGLVKDPKDYRYCGYGEAIGGSKHSREGLMGVMRDGEVPEDWASAAARYRQLLYVSGEAQGIRANGQPVKKGFSAEAVDAVIAQKGRLPLNEILRRRVRYFTDGAIIGSKVFVEDAFGRHRAQFSAKREAGAKPMKGGDWGDLFTARQLRVDVFGFPVTP comes from the coding sequence ATGAGAACAGCACGGATAGTGGAATCTGGGGCGGCGTATTATCACATCATGTCGCGGGTAGTGGATCGGCGGATGGTGTTTGATGATGGCGAGAAGGAACGTTTCAGGAAGACGCTGCGGGCAGTAGCGGAATTTGCGGGGATCCGGATCATGACGTATGCCTGCCTTTCTAATCATTGGCATATTTTGATTTATGTTCCTGAGCGAGAGGAGGTTAGTGATGATGAACTGGGGCGAAGGTTGTCATTTCTCTATGACAAGACGATGGTAGAGAATCTGGCCTCGCAGCTAGCCTTCTTGAGAGCTGGCGGGCAGGATGAGGCGGCGGATAGCCGCAAGCGGGAATACACGTACCGGATGTACAATCTGGGCGAATTCGTCAAGACGCTTAAGCAGCGCATTAGTTTTTCCTATAATCGTCGGCATCACCGGAAGGGGACGTTGTGGGAGGAGCGGTTTAAAAGCATCCTGGTGGAAGGGACGCCCGGGACGTTGACGCGGATGGCGGCATACATTGATTTGAATGCGGTGAGAGCGGGGTTGGTGAAGGATCCGAAGGATTACCGGTATTGCGGGTATGGTGAGGCGATAGGTGGCTCGAAGCATTCGCGTGAAGGGCTGATGGGGGTGATGAGGGATGGGGAGGTGCCGGAGGATTGGGCGTCGGCAGCGGCCCGGTATCGGCAATTGCTATATGTTTCCGGTGAAGCGCAAGGGATTCGAGCGAATGGTCAGCCGGTGAAAAAGGGATTCAGCGCGGAGGCGGTAGATGCCGTGATCGCGCAGAAGGGCAGGCTGCCATTGAATGAAATCCTGCGGCGTCGGGTGCGGTATTTCACGGATGGGGCAATCATCGGAAGTAAAGTGTTTGTGGAAGACGCATTTGGGCGGCACCGGGCCCAGTTCAGTGCAAAGCGGGAAGCCGGAGCCAAACCGATGAAAGGTGGGGACTGGGGGGATTTGTTCACCGCCCGTCAGTTGCGAGTCGATGTTTTCGGTTTTCCAGTGACGCCGTAA